Proteins encoded by one window of Lycium barbarum isolate Lr01 chromosome 11, ASM1917538v2, whole genome shotgun sequence:
- the LOC132616878 gene encoding serine/threonine/tyrosine-protein kinase HT1-like — translation MDEEANSWIRRTKFSHTVCHRLDATRLSSSPIIFQPRSVARAKTRPPGPTVEQIQQSPSTNKSRARALSPLPKTKLSDTFKEARSSQRRFSTPHPQRKKEHEKGIVGKLFCKDSREKKEPRSKSRNRKDSAKVTAVETTDEYTVDLSKLFLGLRFAHGAHSQLYHGIYMDEPVAVKMIKLPDDDDENNGDLATRLENQFSREVTLLSQLHHQNVVKFVGACRKPPVFCVVTEYLSEGSLRAYLHKLEDKSLTLQKLIALALDIAHGMQYIHSQGIIHRDLKPENILIDEKFGLKIADFGIACEEAYCDLLADDPGTYRWMAPEMIKRKSYGRKVDVYGFGLILCEMVAGTIPYEDMTPVQAAFAVVNKNMRPPIPEGCPPAMRTLIEQCWSLQPERRPEFWQIVKVLEQFESSVAHDGTLNLVQNSMFHHKKGFLHWIQKLGSAHQNASSNPKTF, via the exons ATGGATGAGGAAGCTAATTCTTGGATTAGGAGAACGAAATTTTCTCATACCGTTTGTCATAGGTTGGATGCAACAAGATTGTCCTCTAGTCCTATCATTTTTCAGCCTCGAAGTGTTGCAAGGGCCAAAACTAGACCTCCGGGTCCCACCGTTGAGCAAATTCAGCAAAGCCCGAGTACTAATAAGTCGAGGGCGCGGGCTTTATCCCCTCTTCCGAAAACAAAACTTTCTGATACGTTTAAGGAAGCTCGATCTAGTCAGAGGAGATTCTCGACTCCACATCCTCAAAGGAAAAAGGAACACGAGAAGGGCATTGTTGGTAAATTGTTCTGCAAAGATTCCCGTGAAAAGAAAGAACCTAGATCGAAGAGCCGAAACCGGAAAGATTCAGCTAAGGTTACGGCTGTAGAAACAACTGATGAATATACGGTCGATCTTTCTAAGTTGTTTCTTGGGCTAAGATTTGCTCATGGAGCACATAGTCAGCTTTATCATGGAATATATATGGATGAACCTGTTGCTGTGAAAATGATAAAACTACCCGATGATGATGACGAAAATAATGGAGATTTAGCGACTCGATTGGAGAATCAGTTTAGCAGAGAAGTTACTCTCTTGTCTCAACTCCACCATCAAAATGTCGTAAAG TTTGTAGGAGCATGCAGAAAGCCACCGGTTTTTTGTGTTGTCACCGAGTATCTATCCGAGGGTTCTTTGAGAGCATACCTTCACAAGCTTGAGGATAAGTCCCTTACCTTACAAAAATTGATTGCACTGGCCTTGGATATTGCGCACGGAATGCAATATATTCACTCACAAGGCATTATTCATAGGGATCTCAAACCGGAAAATATACTTATTGATGAAAAGTTTGGCCTCAAAATTGCGGATTTTGGAATTGCTTGTGAGGAAGCGTATTGTGATCTTTTGGCTGATGATCCAGGCACGTACCGATGGATGGCACCGGAGATGATTAAACGAAAATCATACGGCCGGAAGGTGGATGTTTATGGTTTTGGACTCATTTTATGTGAAATGGTGGCTGGAACTATTCCGTACGAAGATATGACACCAGTACAAGCTGCTTTTGCTGTTGTGAATAAG AATATGAGACCACCTATTCCCGAGGGCTGCCCTCCTGCCATGAGAACTTTGATCGAACAGTGTTGGTCTTTGCAACCAGAAAGGAGGCCCGAGTTTTGGCAGATTGTCAAGGTACTGGAGCAGTTTGAATCTTCAGTTGCGCATGACGGGACTCTGAATCTAGTACAAAATTCAATGTTTCATCACAAGAAGGGGTTTCTTCATTGGATCCAAAAACTTGGATCCGCACATCAAAATGCTTCATCAAATCCTAAGACTTTCTAG